In the Vitis vinifera cultivar Pinot Noir 40024 chromosome 2, ASM3070453v1 genome, one interval contains:
- the LOC100244722 gene encoding transcription factor MYB1 translates to MESLGVTKGKWTREEDILLRKCVENYGEEKWHLVPTPSRVAFSGLSRCRKSCRLRWFNYLKPNIKRGKFASDEVDLMIRLHKLLGNRWSLIAGRLPGRTANDVKNYWHHHRFRKMVPIQEKGKDKAQTNSENTLIKPKPCKLFLGFTFKTTAVDAYETQGSTCSELQPTLVQPNQDILWWESLFADHTIEDQELIASLLADETASAVDTNGGGNYDFPFEMGLIDEVMR, encoded by the exons ATGGAGAGTTTGGGAGTTACAAAGGGAAAATGGACTCGGGAAGAAgatattcttttaagaaaatgtgTTGAGAATTATGGAGAAGAAAAGTGGCATCTGGTTCCCACTCCGAGCAG AGTTGCTTTCTCAGGTTTGAGTAGATGCCGCAAAAGCTGTAGATTGAGATGGTTCAACTATTTAAAGCCAAATATTAAGAGAGGAAAATTTGCATCAGATGAAGTCGATCTCATGATTAGACTTCATAAGCTGTTGGGAAACAG ATGGTCCTTGATTGCCGGCAGACTTCCAGGGAGGACTGCGAATGATGTCAAGAATTACTGGCACCATCATCGCTTCAGGAAGATGGTTCCCATCCAGGAAAAAGGGAAAGATAAAGCCCAAACCAATTCTGAAAACACTCTGATAAAGCCTAAGCCTTGCAAACTCTTTCTAGGGTTCACATTCAAAACTACAGCTGTGGATGCTTATGAGACACAAGGCAGTACTTGTAGTGAGCTGCAACCCACACTGGTCCAACCAAACCAGGATATTTTATGGTGGGAAAGCCTATTCGCTGACCATACCATTGAAGATCAGGAGCTTATTGCCAGCCTCTTGGCTGACGAAACTGCATCAGCTGTAGATACCAATGGAGGTGGGAattatgattttccttttgaaatGGGCCTCATTGATGAAGTCATGAGATAA